The genomic stretch CGACCCTGGATGTCGATGACGGCGAGTGTCAGATCTGGGCTGCCTCTTCACATGTGGGGATGGGGGTCATGCTGAAAGCAAGTCGGGGCATCAATGAATTCCGCTGCTGCACCTGGCGAACTCCTCCCAATGCTCAGTTTCAACCAGGACGCCTGGGAGAATGGGGAGAGCCCGGCAGTACTCATACCGGTGGAATGCACGTTCTGCTGGCGGATGGCGCAGTTCGGTTTATCAGCGAAAATATCGATACCAACACGCGCCTCAATCTGGCCAATATCTCCGATGGGAATCCCCTGGGAGAATTTTAAGAGTGATTTCAGCTGATTTCGACGGGCCGGTTGATTCAACTCCGGCCCGTCGTGATACATAGACCTATTTGCATGTGTTCGCATTTCTGACGCGGGTCCCACTATTCTGGTTGACAGGGAATTCTCCCGGACTTAATAATTAATAAATCTAAATATCAAAAGGTGTTTCCTTTACTCGTAATTAATCGAGATTTTTAAGTCTCCTTTATTTTTATTCGCAACATCAACACCTGACGAGTGTTTATTTAATTGTCTTTTTCAATTCGATTCCGAATTGAAGTCATCTCAATTAGTCGTTTTTTACCGTTCCTTTCTCTTATTTAACTGGAGACACCCTATGCGACAGAAATTATTCCGGCGGGGCTTCACCTTGATCGAACTGCTGGTGGTGATTGCCATCATCGCGATCCTGATTGCCCTGCTCTTGCCCGCGGTTCAGCAGGCGCGTGAAGCAGCCCGTAGATCTACGTGCAAGAACAATCTGAAACAGATTGGTCTGGCACTGCACAACTACCACGACACTCACCGCTTGTTTCCTTATGCGACATCAAACCCCGGGACCTGTGATGCCGGTACAGGCACATTGATCACGAACCATACCGGCTGGCTTTACCTGCTACCCTTCATGGATCAGGCAAACCTCTACAACCAGTACAATTTCAGTGCTGCCAGCGGTGATCGAAAAGACTCCGGAAACAGCCCACAACCCCTGGCTGGGGGAGGCGCTGTGGCCAGCGGTAACGCTGTTTTGGGAACGAACATCATTCCGATTCTGATCTGCCCTTCCGATGATGGTGGAGCAGTCTATGCTCCAGCAAGTTCATCCTATGGAACAGGAGCTGCTAACTCAGCCCGCACAAGCTATGGATTCAGTGTCACTAACGCACATGACACGGGCGCGTGCAACATGTGGACTCTGGAAGGCAAGACAACGCGTGCCATGTTCGGGATTAACTCGAACTGCCAGATCCGCGATATTAAGGATGGTACCAGTAACACAATTGCTGTCGCTGAAACGACCCTGGATGTCGATGACGGCGAATGCCAGTCCTGGGCTGCTGCTTCACACGTGGGGTTGGGAACGAATTTCAAGTCGAGCCGGGGTATTAATGAATTCCGTTGCTGCACCTGGAGAACTCCGCCTATGCAACAGTTTCAGCCTGGCCGCCTTGGTGAATGGGGTGATCCCGGCAGTACTCATACAGGTGGGATGCATGTCCTGATGGGCGACGGTGCTGTTCGATTCGTCAGCGAAAACATCGACACGACAACCCGTAATAATCTGGCGAATATCTCTGACGGAAACGTTCTGGGAGAGTTCTAATTATACATTCCAGAGTCAGATCTGGTTGTTCTCCTTCGTCCTGCAACCGGATGGAGGAGAACTGTCTATTTCTCCCTTTCCAGGGTGGAATCAGATGGGCTGGATCTGAAGAAGCAGTGTGACTGAGTAACCAACGATGAATTCCCATCTGACAAGATTGAAAGAAAGATGCATGTTGAAATTGAATAGACAGATTGCCGTTCTGCTGATGACTGTCGGCTTACTGAGTGGTTGTGGTGGTCACACTTCAGAAGTCCCTGATAACCTTGTTCCTGTTACAGGTACCGTGAAACTAGATGGCGAGCCGAAGGCGAATATTACCGTTATCTTCAACCCGGGAAAGAAGACCTCTGGAACGGGTGGGTACGGTGTTACTGATAAAGATGGTAAGTACACGCTGACTCATCGCAGCAATAAGCCTGGAGTAGAACCGGGAGAGTATGTTGTCACTTTCTCTATGATGGGTCTGCCCGACGGAAGTCCGATTCCTGAAGGGAAAGATGCCGCCGATGTGGGGGCAGTGCAGTTACTGCCCGAGAAGTACACGAATCCTAATCGTGAAATGAATCTGACCATCGCTACGGTGGCAGCGCCCTCCGCAACTCTGGATTACGAAATTAAATCAAAATAAAGTTCGCAATCAGAAATGCTTCAGTCCCGAACGATCTGGAGCAAGTTTACATCAACAATGAATTTCAGGGAGGTTGGTTCCAACCTCCCATTTTTTATGGCTTTAGAGAATCATTCCTGTGCACCTGCCTGCGTTATCGCCTGGGGTACTGGTTGTTCTATATATGAGCAGGTAAGACTGGTTGACTTTGAGTGCAGAGGAATGCGTTTCACACTTATGTCACCGAAATGTCGAAAAAGTTAACGAACCTCAGAAAAATGATTGACATATTGAAAGCCCCAATAACATAATAAGAATTATTAATCATCTCTTCATATCTAGTTTCAGAGATGAAATTCCCTTCTGACTTTAAAATCGTCTAATCATAAATTCGTTTTGTGTTGTTTCAGTATTCACTAAGTTCTTAGTGTCGGCACATACAATTTCATGCTGTGTGATTGTTGATTCATCGTTCTTTTCAGCTTCAATTTCATGTCCAGAATCAGTTAGACAATTGCGCATTTTAAAATCTGTTTGAGCCCGCACTTAAGCGTATTTATACCTCATTTCTTTTCTTTTTTCCGGAGGTGGAAAATGCTGCAGCTCAAAAGAAGGCGTGCGTTCACACTGATCGAATTGCTGGTCGTCATCGCGATTATCGCAATTCTGATCGCTCTCTTGTTACCTGCCGTTCAGCAGGCCC from Gimesia chilikensis encodes the following:
- a CDS encoding DUF1559 domain-containing protein; this encodes MRQKLFRRGFTLIELLVVIAIIAILIALLLPAVQQAREAARRSTCKNNLKQIGLALHNYHDTHRLFPYATSNPGTCDAGTGTLITNHTGWLYLLPFMDQANLYNQYNFSAASGDRKDSGNSPQPLAGGGAVASGNAVLGTNIIPILICPSDDGGAVYAPASSSYGTGAANSARTSYGFSVTNAHDTGACNMWTLEGKTTRAMFGINSNCQIRDIKDGTSNTIAVAETTLDVDDGECQSWAAASHVGLGTNFKSSRGINEFRCCTWRTPPMQQFQPGRLGEWGDPGSTHTGGMHVLMGDGAVRFVSENIDTTTRNNLANISDGNVLGEF
- a CDS encoding carboxypeptidase-like regulatory domain-containing protein, giving the protein MLKLNRQIAVLLMTVGLLSGCGGHTSEVPDNLVPVTGTVKLDGEPKANITVIFNPGKKTSGTGGYGVTDKDGKYTLTHRSNKPGVEPGEYVVTFSMMGLPDGSPIPEGKDAADVGAVQLLPEKYTNPNREMNLTIATVAAPSATLDYEIKSK